CTGACACTCATTTCACTCACAAAGCATGGCATGACCACTCTGAAGCAATCGGCAAAATCGAGTACATCATGATCGGAGACCCTTCACAGAAGATCTCTCGCAACTTTGATGTATTGAACGAAGAAGATGGTCTTGCAGAGCGCGGAACTTTCATCATCGATCCAGACGGTGTTATCCAAACTGTTGAAATCAACGCAGGCGGAATCGGCCGTGACGCTAGCCAGGTAGTAAGCAAGCTTAAAGCAGCACAATATGTACGCAACAACCCAGGCGAAGTTTGCCCTGCTAAGTGGAAAGAAGGCGGAGAAACTCTTAAGCCAAGCCTTGATCTTGTAGGAAAGATTTAAGGGGTACACTCCCATGTTATTAGACGCAGAAATTAAAGCACAATTAGCCCAATATCTTCAAATGATGGAGGGCGATGTGCTGCTTAAAGTTAGCGCAGGATCGGATGATGTATCACGAGACATGCTGGCTTTAGTCGATGAATTGGCAACAATGTCATCTCGTATCAAAGTGGAGCATGCTGAATTGGAAAGAACACCTAGCTTCAGTGTCAACCGTCCTGGTGAAGACACTGGCGTGACTTTCGCGGGCATTCCTTTAGGACATGAATTCACTTCATTAATTCTTGCTTTGCTGCAGGTTAGCGGCAGAGCGCCTAAGGTTGACCAGAAAGTCATTGATCAGGTTAAGGCAATTAAAGGTGAGTATCGCTTTGAAACTTATGTCAGCTTGAGCTGCCATAACTGCCCTGATGTTGTACAAGCTTTGAACCTGATGAGCATTTTGAATCCTGGCATTTCCCATGTCATGATCGATGGCGCAGCTTTCAAGGATGAAGTTGAAAGCAAGCAGGTCATGGCTGTTCCAACGGTATTCCTGAATGGTGAAACATTCGGAAGCGGCCGTATGTCCCTTGAAGAAATCCTTGCAAAAATGGGCTCTGGCCCTGATGCATCTGAATTGAACGACAAAGACCCTTACGATGTCCTTGTTGTCGGCGGCGGACCGGCTGGTTCCAGTGCAGCCATCTATGCGGCTCGTAAAGGAATCCGTACAGGGATCGTTGCAGAACGCTTTGGCGGACAGGTAATGGATACTTTGGGCATTGAGAACTTCATCAGTGTGAAGCATACTGAAGGTCCAAAGCTTGTTGCAAGCCTTGAGGAGCATGTTAAAGAATATGGCGTTGATATCATGAACCTTCAGCGTGCAAAGCGTTTGGAAAAGAAGGACATGATTGAGCTTGAATTGGAAAATGGTGCAGTTCTTAAAAGTAAGACTGTCATCATCTCAACTGGTGCACGCTGGCGCAATGTCAACGTACCAGGAGAAGCCGAGTTCAAGAACAAAGGCGTTGCCTATTGCCCTCACTGTGACGGACCATTGTTTGAAGGAAAAGACGTTGCTGTTATCGGCGGAGGAAACTCAGGTGTTGAAGCAGCAATCGACCTTGCGGGTATTGTTAAGCATGTAACAGTAATTGAGTTCAACCCAGAACTTAAAGCTGACCAAGTTTTACAAGACCGTCTGCACAGCCTTCCGAACGTCACAGTCGTGACTAACGCACAAACAAGTGAAATTACCGGAACTGACAAAGTGAATGGTATCACTTACATTGACCGTGCATCAGGTGAAGAACACCATGTTGAATTACAAGGTGTATTCGTCCAGATCGGCCTTGTACCGAACACAGAATGGCTTGGCGACACGCTTGAACGCACTCGCTTCGGCGAGATCGTCGTAGACAAACACGGTGCTACAGACCTTCCTGGTGTCTTCGCGGCAGGCGACTGCACGGACAGTGCTTACAAACAAATCATCATTTCAATGGGATCAGGTGCAACCGCAGCATTAGGTGCGTTTGACTATTTGATTCGAAATTAATGTAAAAGAAAAGTCACTGCGCTCCTAATGGTAGCAAAGTGACTTTTCTTTTTGATTTATATAGACACTAGAACCTCAAAACAATTCTTCTCACACCTCTTTACAAATCATTCCCTAAAGTCCTATCCATAGGTTCTTCTTCTGATCTTCAACATAATGTTTTTCCGATTTACTTTTATAACGAATCCATTAATTTGGATTAATAAAGGAACATGAGAGATAAACTAAGTGGTAGCAATGGCGGAATAGGATGTGACTTTAGTGAGTTTTTTTGAAGGACAGGAAACGTTAACTAGCATTCAATGGGTTCTTAGAGCAATTGTTGGTTTTTTATTCCTGCTAATAGTCACTAGAGCCTTAGGTCAACGTGCCATCTCCCAATTAAGGCCACTGGATTTTGCTATTGCTTTGGTAATTGGGAACATTATTGCCCATCCCCTTTCAGATGAAAATCTTGGACTAAAGGGATCAATTATTACTACTACTGTATTATTAGTCTTGTACCTTGCCGGGATTTTTATGATACTCAAATTCCCATGGTTTAGACGGCTGCTTAATCACGCACCGATTACCATAGTCCAAAATGGCGAGATACTTAATAAGGGACTGAAGAAAGCTAAAATATCCATTGATGTTTTATTGGAAGAGTTGCGGGAAAAAAAAGTAGAAGATGTGAAGAAAGTAGCTTTAGCGATTTGGGAGGCAGACGGAAAGTTATCCGTTTTTTTAGAACCAAAATATGATCCGCTAACACCCTCCTCCACCCAAATGGCAGCAGAACCATTCGATTTTCCCAGGACAATCATTAAAGAAGGAAAGATACATTTCGAGGTATTAAATCAAGTTCAGAAGGACGAAAGCTGGGTTGTTTCAACTTTAGAAAGAATGTATCAGACAGAGGTGAAAAACGTTCTGCTTGCAACCCTGGATAAGAAAGAGAATTTTAAAGTTTTTTTATATAAATGATTAGTTTTATTAGAGTTGAGTTAATTTCAGATTATACTATTATTTTGGAACCTAAGTTTCAGGTAAATTTAAAATAACCTTCAGTCCAAAGATGGATTGAAGGTTATTTTTTAGATCCAAACAAAGAATTAACTATAGGACTTTTCTTTTTCAACAAGACCAAGCGTCTTTGCTGTAGAAGTATGAATCTCATTGAACAGCTCTGGTTTGTCCACTAGTGACACTCCATAAGTTGGGACCATTTCCTCTATTTTATCTTTCCACTTAAACATTTCCTCAGGGAAGCATTTTTCCAGCACTTCCAGCATGACGTTTACGGCTGTAGATGCACCAGGAGATGCCCCTAGCAATGCCGCTACTGAGCCATCAGAGGCGCTTACAACCTCTGTACCAAACTGTAGTGTCCCTTTGCCAGTGTCCGTATCCTTGATGACCTGTACACGCTGTCCTGCAACCACGATACCCCAATCCTCGCTTTTGGCGTTTGGAATAAACTCTCGCAGCTCTTCCATACGCTTTTCATGTGATAACATGACTTGCTCAATAAGGTATTTTGTCAATGCCATCTCTTTGGCGCCTGCTGCGAGCATGGTAACGACGTTATTCGGTTTAACTGAATTGATCAAATCCAAATTCGAACCTGTTTTCAGGAACTTTGGCGAGAAACCAGCAAACGGCCCAAACAGCAAGCTCTTCTTGTTATCGATAAATCGTGTATCCAGATGCGGAACCGACATCGGAGGAGCCCCTACCTTGGCTTTTCCATATACTTTTGCATGGTGCTTGTCTACAACTTCGGGATTGTTGCATACCATGAATAGTCCGCTTACAGGGAATCCACCAATTTGTTTTGATTCTGGAATACCCGTTTTTTGTAGCAACGGCAGACTGCCGCCTCCACCGCCGATAAAAACAAATTTCGCGTAATGGGATTCTGTTCTACCGCTATCTAGGTTTTTCACTTTGACTTCCCATGATCCATCACTGGCACGCTTGATATCTTTCACACTATGTCTATAGTTAATCTCGACGTTTTTGCTCTCCAAATGTTCAAACAACATACGAGTTAATGCACCAAAGTTGACATCCGTTCCCGAGTCAATTTTGGTTGCCGCAATCGGGTCATTCGATGTACGCCCTTCCATGACTAACGGAATCCATTCCTTCAGTTTTTCAGGATCTTCGGAGTATTCCATTCCCTGAAACATAGGAATGTCTGAAAGCGCTTTAAATCTATTTTTCAAAAACTCTACATTTTTTTCGCCTTCTACTAAACTCATATGGGGCAATGGCCTAATGAAGTCCTGTGGATTACGAATCAAATTGCTTTTTACAAGATAAGACCAAAATTGCCTTGAAATTTGAAACTGTTCATTTACGTTAATTGCCTTGCTAATATCTATCGATCCATCCGGTTTCTCAGGCGTATAGTTCAACTCACAAAGGGCAGCATGCCCAGTACCCGCATTATTCCACTCATTTGAGCTCTCTTCACCTGACGAAGAAAGTTTTTCAAACACTTTGATGTTCCATTCCGGTGATAACTCTTTCAGTAAGGATCCCAACGTCGCACTCATGACACCTGCACCAATTAAGATAACGTCTGTTGCTTTCTGTACGTTGCTCATTATACCCTTCCTTGTCTCTTATATTTGAGTAGGCGTCTACAATTTTTCACCTTCGAGCCCACCTTTGTTAAAACCATAACATACTCTATTATAATGATTTACTGATTGAAATTTCTACTATTTACTGATAATTATAAACTATTTTAACACCTTAAAAAAGAGAGAAGTGTTACTAAAGGGTCTTGCAATAATAAAAACCTCAAACTGTTTCAGAAAAAAGTGTGGAGGTTTCTGCTTGTCCTCAAATTATGATGGTAAGATCATCTCTCAATTTATAAAAAGGATCTTATGATTCGCCCTACTTACCTAGCTCGCTGGTTAGAGGCATGACCCATTTGCTAGACAATAAAGGAGATCTGGCTTCATATCGTCACCTGAATGATAAGCTTAATTAATAAGGATTACTTAATTTGAATCTAGTTTCTCACTGATGTTATTAGAAAAAACTAAGCAAGATAGGATATTATTGTGCTGAATATCTTATCTTGCTTAGTCAATTTTTTGTAAAGCTGTTCTGAGCAACATTTAGTATTTGTTGTTTAATAAATTAATTTATAGAAGGATGTAAAACATCATGCGTTATTCATAAAATTCTGCCTCTCCAAGTATTTCAGAACTGTTTGGGAAATAGACTTGAGCCAGAGCCATTTTTTCATTCTATTAAAATCAGCACAAAATTTTATTAGTACAGGTGCATCAACAACCATCGATTGTTCCATATGTGTGGTGTATAACTCACATTAAATTGATTATTTAATTACAGATTTCATCATCGTTGAATTAGCAGAATTTTGTCCATTTTTCATAAATCTTAGAATCTAACTGATTAACCTGCTTCATGAATATATCTAATTGTTTCAGTTTTTTTAGACCCTTTATCAAATCTGTGGGAACAGGAGCTTTGTAATTCATGCTATTCACATGGTCAATTACTTTAATTTGATTATTTTCAGTAATAATCAAATGTCTTAAAGGAAGATTAATTCTTTTGAATCCAACCCGTTCCAACTCTTTTGCAATTGTAATGATTTGTTTAGTAAGGTTTTCAGATATACTGCCTTTTTCTTTGAGGTATGTTTTTAGATCTGTTCCTTTAATATAGTCCATAATGATATAATTCGAGCCAATTTCATACACTTTTGGAATAAAAGAAAGTTCTTTGCCAAGGTTGAGTGCGTAGGCTTCTTTCTCTAAGGTCGATTTTTTTTCATAGATTTTAACACATTGCTGCTCGTTCAGTTTAAATACGACTCCTTGTCCTCCTTTTCCAACCAGCTGATATGTTGTCGGATTACTAACTTTAAACTTTTTCTCACCTTTCTTACCGGATATACGTTCAATTTTTATAGATGTGAAGTCCTCCATTTAACCCTTCCCTTCGAAATTCTTGTTTAAATCATTTTGCAAAGTTAACCAAAAGTCTTCAATCGCAACCTCTGATACAAACCGATGTCCGATATTGCGAATTAAGCTGCTCATCTCTTGATAAAATTCAGCATTGGTCAGCTTCTGATAGATTTGAACTATATCATTTTCGTCTTCAACAAAGAGTGGATAATCCTTGCCTAATAAATGTATATTACCAATGGTTTTTGTTGTGATGACCGGCACTCCAAGCGATGCATATTCGAGAATGCGAGTGAGATAGGAATAACTAGGATTCTGATTATTTGTATCATCATAGATCAAAGCTAATCCAATACCTGCCTTTAAGATCAGTTCTTTCGTTTCCCACATCGACATCTGACCATGATTTTTCACTTCTGGGGCTGATATGTGAAGATCAGCCTGCTCTGAAAAATCAGGTGCAACTGATGGATATGCTAGGTGCAAATACACTTCTGAATGGATATTTCGAATCAATTTCATTGCTTGAATGGCAACAGGTAATCCATATCTTGATCTAAGGACTCCTGTCATAGTTAGTTGAGGGGGATTAGACATATAGGGTACTGGATCAGTTATTTGAGATGATTCTATATATTGGGGTAATATTTGTAATTTCTCATCGAGGACATCCTCACGGAATCCTTGCTGAAGTAAATAAGCTTTTAACCTTTCTTTCCAAGGTAATGTTTGCAAAAAAACCATCCGAGAATTTTCAATGACTTTAATAATGTCCTTCATTTCCCCTGAATCATCCAGGTTATAATGAAGCAGTAACACAAGCAGCTTACTCGCCAGGTTTTTATTTTCTTTAATTACCTGTAAAACATCTTCAGAATTTTCCCGGCAACGAATAAAGATATAATCATAGTTTTCTTTCTTATTCAACTTAGAAATCGTTTTTGGCAGCTGCTTTGATTTTATAAAACGAACATGTTTAAACAAAAAATTATCCTGTCCATTTTGAAAATCATAAGGTAAAACACAATCGATTTGAAAATGCTTCTTTGGCTGTGAAAATACAGATGCCATTTTCTGTTCTATTGCTTTTAATAAAATCAAGAATTGAAGAACATCGCCTTTAGGTTTATATTTAGGAAAACTATAGGAAAAACACAACTTCATTACTGATCCTCCCTTAGCAATTCCAAATAAATATTTCTTAGTCCTTCTGCTTGTTTTACTGCATTGAAATTTTGGACGACCCACTTACGCCCTTCTAAACCAATCTCTGACCATTTCTCTGGTTGAGACATCATTTTAAGTAGATTTTTAGCCAAATCAGTCGGATTATTTTCGGCAGCAAGCAGCGCACTTTTCCCTTCAATAACCCCTTCTGGTATACCGCTATGACGTGTAGATACTACCGGTAAACCTACTGCCTGTGCCTCCAAAATTGAAACTGGGAGACCTTCCATATTTCCGTCTTTTCCAGCTACACTCGCTAAACAGAAAATATGAGCTTGATTCAAGATATTTCGTACTTCTGCATGCTGTTGATTACCTGCTAACTGAACGTGGTCTTCAAGCTCCAAGCGTTTGATCTGTTCAATCAGAGCCTGTCGATCCGGACCATCACCAACAATTGTTAATCGAAAATTACTCTTCTTCTTTTTCACTTGTGAAAGAGCTTCTATTAATACATGATGTCCTTTTTTCTCTATTAGTCTACCAACAGATACAATTTCGATAGAATCATTCTTGTCCTTTAATGTACGTGATTGATATTGAAATTGATCGATATCGATGCCTAAGTGAGATACTCTTACTTTTGTCTCTGGGCATCCTAAGGAAAGCAGCTCTTGTCTAATAGCATTAGAAGGGACTAGGAACAGCTCTCCACTGTTAAAAAGCTTTCGATAATCTTCTACTTTATTCTTCGTATAGGGATATTTTCGAGCGTCATATCCATGAACAAAGGTAAGCATCGGAATTCCCAATTCTTCCTTTGCCTGTAGAGCAAAGAGTGCAGACGGACCGAAATGAGCATGCAGCAGATCAACTCGGTTTGTGCTTAATTCATTTGCCAGGTCAGTATTTTTTCTGACTTTTACTAAATGATCAATCGGAAAAATTTCCTCATTTGAGACCTTAGGTGTAAATGCCACATTGTTAAAATCGGAGTTGCGAACAATCTGTTGGTAAACAAACGTTTCCGTAAGCGGAAGATACTCTGTCATAATGTGACCGATCGTCTTTTTATTCGGCACTAGTTTAATCCTAAGCCAGCTTTTCTTTTCACTTTTCTTATTTTGATTAAAAAATATTGGTCTGTACTCGTCTCCCCATTTTTTTAACGTACGAAGCACAAGTTCCTTCTTTATTTCGGCATACTTGTCGATGTTATCATCTGTGGTTAACCTCGTTGAATGGAATCGTGAAAGATTATAGAGGTGTTCGTCCACTTTTCGAAAATTGTATGTTTCAATCAGTTTAAACAAGATACGTCGATCCTCCATAAAACGTCCATTATACTTGTCTTTAACTTCCCATCCACCTATTTTGCGAAGGCATGCTGTACGGTAAAACCTTGGATATACCATTGGGACATAGGTAATTAGGTCATATTTATCCGAGGAATTAAACTCTCTGACCCTTATCAGTTTCCCTTCCTCTAGAGATTCCCATTCTTTATAATTTCCGTAGATTAATGCTGTCGAATCAGGTTCCTTTTCCATGCCTTTAAGCAACCGTTCTAAAGCATTCTTTTCTAGCCAGTCATCACTATCCAACTGAACCATATATTTTGTATCAACTAATTTCAATGCTTGATTCAATACATTACATATCCCGACATTTTGCTCTATTTTAAAATAAGAAAATCTTTCATCATTTAAGATGAGCTCTTTCATCACTTGCTGTGTATTGTCGGTGGATCCATCATCCATTATGATCGCTTTCCATTGTTTGAGACTCTGTTCTTTCAAGCTGTTAATGGCTCTATGGATCATGCCTGCACGATTATAAGTTGGAATGATGACCGTAACTTTTGGGAGATTTTGAACCGCTTCCCTTTTATCCATTTTTTCGCTCCTTTCATTTATATTTGTTCTAAATCAACTGCTTTTCCCCATTCACTATATTGTTCAGGATCAAGTTCCTTAGCGTGATCCAAAAAGGTCTGAAGCAGGCCTATTTTCTTAAGATCCGTAAATAATTCGTTCGGATAGGGCTGAAAATATGAAAACGCGTCCGAATGATCAACGAATTTTAGGACCTCTCCATCCGTAACAATAAAATGTCCTAATTTGCTTTCAATACGTGTAAATCCAACTTTTTTCAATTCTCTATGAATCATTAAAATTTGCTGTGATATGCTTTTGCTTAAATGATTTACTTTCTGCAGGTACTTATACAAAGATGGGCCTTTTATATATTCCATAATGATGTAGTTAGACCCACGTTCATAAAATTCAGGAATAAAAGAATACTTTTTTGCTGCTTCATACGCTTTCATTTCTTTCTCAACAAAGCTTTTCTTAACATAGAATTTGATACATCGGTCATCATCTAACTGAAAAACTGCTCCTTGAACTCCCTTGCCAATCAATCTGAAGTCTGTTGGATTGTTGATAATTAACGTTTTCCTTCCATCACTATCTATCACTCTACTTACACTAATCGATTTAAATTCTTTTTTTTTCATATCCTTCCTTCTCTACGAGTTCAATTTTTTTTTTCGAAAAATCCACGTGTTGTTTCCATTCTGAATACAGATCAGCATCCAGCTTTCTAACATGCTCTAAAAAAACATCTAACAATTTTACTTTTTTAAACTGGTTAAATAGCTGGAGCGGATAAGGTTGATCCTCTGTAAATACCCCTGAATGATCAACAAACTTGAGCTCCTCATTTTCGGTTACAATAATTTGACTTAATTTAAGTTTTATTTTAGTAAACCCAATTTCCTTCATTGCTCTTATACATTCTACAATTTGTCGTGAGTAGTCTTCAGGAAGTGTTTTCTTTTCCTTAATATAGCTGCTTAACTTAACTCCTTTAAAAAACTCCATAATGATATAGTTAGTGCCTACTTCATATACCTTTGGCATAAATCGGAGATTCTTAGCGATTTCCAGAGCCTCCGCTTCTCGTGATGAATCTTTAGGATTTGCACTAACTTTGACACATCGATGTTCATCCAATTGAAAGACTGCCCCTCGTACTCCATGGCCTATTAATTTGTAAGGTGTAGGATTATAAATATTGAGTGTTTTTTTACCTTTCCTTACCACTCTCTCCACCTTTATTAATTCAAAATCGCTCATGATATCCTCCTTCCATAAATTACTGATATTGTATGCAACTTCATACTTTTCGAAATGGTTCAATCGTACATTTATCTTGTATGTAGACGAAAATAGATTCATGGTTCAATTTTTCTTGAGGAAATAACCAATCAAGTGTTGTTTGAATACGACATGATATTAAAAGATCAAATAATAATTACACCATTACTAGTTGTCATATCAATTTTAGAGACTGTATAAAATAAATTGTTAAGAGTGATTTAACATTATAAAATCAGTACGTTTATGCTATTGAATGAGATCATGAGGGGTGACTATATATGGCGATTTTAATCACAGGTGGAGCAGGTTATATTGGCTCACACACAGTGAAATACTTTTTAGATCAAAATGAGGAAGTTGTCGTTGTAGATAATTTGCAGAGTGGGCATAGGAATGCAATAAGTACAAATTCTTTTTATCAAATAGATCTTAGGGATAAAGGTGCTCTAGATCAAGTGTTTAAGACACATAATATTGAAGCAGTGATACATTTTGCGGCAAACTCCTTAGTTGGTGAAAGTATGGATAAACCCTTTGAATACTACCATAATAATGTTTATGGATTAATGTGTCTTCTAGAAGTCATGAAAGATCATAATGTCAGCAAAGTTGTTTTTTCATCAACAGCTGCTATCTATGGTGAGCCAAAGATCCTTCCTATTTTAGAAGAAGCTGAAGCAAACCCAACTAATACCTATGGTGAAACCAAACTTGTAATGGAGAGAATGATGAAATGGTTTGAGCAAGGGTATGGAATTAAATATGTTTCTCTTAGATACTTTAATGCAGCAGGTGCACATGAAAGTGGAATGATTGGAGAGGTTCATGATCCTGAAACACATTTAGTCCCACTTATTCTTCAAGTTCCATTGAATAAACGGGAAAAAATATATATTTTTGGTGATGATTATCCAACAAAAGATGGCACTTGTATAAGAGATTATATTCATGTCATGGATTTAGCTTCTGCACATTATTTAGCTTTAGAGTATTTAAGAAAAGATAACCCAAGTGATATCTTTAACCTGGGAAATGGAAATGGTTATTCTGTAAAAGAAGTCATTGATATAACAAGAAAAGTAACAGGGCATTCTATACCTGCTGAAATTAAAGATAGAAGAGCAGGAGACCCAGCAATTTTAATAGCTTCATCCAAAAAGGCTAAAAACATATTAGGCTGGACACCTAAGTATCACTCATTGGAAAAGATTATCCAGGATGCATGGAAATGGCATAGTAACAACCCAAGTGGTTATTAAACTACAAATATTATTTTTTCACCTTTGATAATGATTTCTATAACAGGAATTGTGTCAGTACATGGAAACACTCATTCTGCTGGACCTGCCCCAACTGCACCAAAAGGTGACGACTACG
This window of the Mesobacillus jeotgali genome carries:
- the ahpC gene encoding alkyl hydroperoxide reductase subunit C; this encodes MALIGTQVLPFTANAFHKGEFITVTEENLKGKWSVVVFYPADFTFVCPTELEDMQNEYATLREMGAEVYSVSTDTHFTHKAWHDHSEAIGKIEYIMIGDPSQKISRNFDVLNEEDGLAERGTFIIDPDGVIQTVEINAGGIGRDASQVVSKLKAAQYVRNNPGEVCPAKWKEGGETLKPSLDLVGKI
- the ahpF gene encoding alkyl hydroperoxide reductase subunit F, translated to MLLDAEIKAQLAQYLQMMEGDVLLKVSAGSDDVSRDMLALVDELATMSSRIKVEHAELERTPSFSVNRPGEDTGVTFAGIPLGHEFTSLILALLQVSGRAPKVDQKVIDQVKAIKGEYRFETYVSLSCHNCPDVVQALNLMSILNPGISHVMIDGAAFKDEVESKQVMAVPTVFLNGETFGSGRMSLEEILAKMGSGPDASELNDKDPYDVLVVGGGPAGSSAAIYAARKGIRTGIVAERFGGQVMDTLGIENFISVKHTEGPKLVASLEEHVKEYGVDIMNLQRAKRLEKKDMIELELENGAVLKSKTVIISTGARWRNVNVPGEAEFKNKGVAYCPHCDGPLFEGKDVAVIGGGNSGVEAAIDLAGIVKHVTVIEFNPELKADQVLQDRLHSLPNVTVVTNAQTSEITGTDKVNGITYIDRASGEEHHVELQGVFVQIGLVPNTEWLGDTLERTRFGEIVVDKHGATDLPGVFAAGDCTDSAYKQIIISMGSGATAALGAFDYLIRN
- a CDS encoding DUF421 domain-containing protein: MSFFEGQETLTSIQWVLRAIVGFLFLLIVTRALGQRAISQLRPLDFAIALVIGNIIAHPLSDENLGLKGSIITTTVLLVLYLAGIFMILKFPWFRRLLNHAPITIVQNGEILNKGLKKAKISIDVLLEELREKKVEDVKKVALAIWEADGKLSVFLEPKYDPLTPSSTQMAAEPFDFPRTIIKEGKIHFEVLNQVQKDESWVVSTLERMYQTEVKNVLLATLDKKENFKVFLYK
- a CDS encoding malate:quinone oxidoreductase; this translates as MSNVQKATDVILIGAGVMSATLGSLLKELSPEWNIKVFEKLSSSGEESSNEWNNAGTGHAALCELNYTPEKPDGSIDISKAINVNEQFQISRQFWSYLVKSNLIRNPQDFIRPLPHMSLVEGEKNVEFLKNRFKALSDIPMFQGMEYSEDPEKLKEWIPLVMEGRTSNDPIAATKIDSGTDVNFGALTRMLFEHLESKNVEINYRHSVKDIKRASDGSWEVKVKNLDSGRTESHYAKFVFIGGGGGSLPLLQKTGIPESKQIGGFPVSGLFMVCNNPEVVDKHHAKVYGKAKVGAPPMSVPHLDTRFIDNKKSLLFGPFAGFSPKFLKTGSNLDLINSVKPNNVVTMLAAGAKEMALTKYLIEQVMLSHEKRMEELREFIPNAKSEDWGIVVAGQRVQVIKDTDTGKGTLQFGTEVVSASDGSVAALLGASPGASTAVNVMLEVLEKCFPEEMFKWKDKIEEMVPTYGVSLVDKPELFNEIHTSTAKTLGLVEKEKSYS
- a CDS encoding serine/threonine protein kinase, which produces MEDFTSIKIERISGKKGEKKFKVSNPTTYQLVGKGGQGVVFKLNEQQCVKIYEKKSTLEKEAYALNLGKELSFIPKVYEIGSNYIIMDYIKGTDLKTYLKEKGSISENLTKQIITIAKELERVGFKRINLPLRHLIITENNQIKVIDHVNSMNYKAPVPTDLIKGLKKLKQLDIFMKQVNQLDSKIYEKWTKFC
- a CDS encoding glycosyltransferase family protein, whose product is MKLCFSYSFPKYKPKGDVLQFLILLKAIEQKMASVFSQPKKHFQIDCVLPYDFQNGQDNFLFKHVRFIKSKQLPKTISKLNKKENYDYIFIRCRENSEDVLQVIKENKNLASKLLVLLLHYNLDDSGEMKDIIKVIENSRMVFLQTLPWKERLKAYLLQQGFREDVLDEKLQILPQYIESSQITDPVPYMSNPPQLTMTGVLRSRYGLPVAIQAMKLIRNIHSEVYLHLAYPSVAPDFSEQADLHISAPEVKNHGQMSMWETKELILKAGIGLALIYDDTNNQNPSYSYLTRILEYASLGVPVITTKTIGNIHLLGKDYPLFVEDENDIVQIYQKLTNAEFYQEMSSLIRNIGHRFVSEVAIEDFWLTLQNDLNKNFEGKG
- a CDS encoding glycosyltransferase; its protein translation is MDKREAVQNLPKVTVIIPTYNRAGMIHRAINSLKEQSLKQWKAIIMDDGSTDNTQQVMKELILNDERFSYFKIEQNVGICNVLNQALKLVDTKYMVQLDSDDWLEKNALERLLKGMEKEPDSTALIYGNYKEWESLEEGKLIRVREFNSSDKYDLITYVPMVYPRFYRTACLRKIGGWEVKDKYNGRFMEDRRILFKLIETYNFRKVDEHLYNLSRFHSTRLTTDDNIDKYAEIKKELVLRTLKKWGDEYRPIFFNQNKKSEKKSWLRIKLVPNKKTIGHIMTEYLPLTETFVYQQIVRNSDFNNVAFTPKVSNEEIFPIDHLVKVRKNTDLANELSTNRVDLLHAHFGPSALFALQAKEELGIPMLTFVHGYDARKYPYTKNKVEDYRKLFNSGELFLVPSNAIRQELLSLGCPETKVRVSHLGIDIDQFQYQSRTLKDKNDSIEIVSVGRLIEKKGHHVLIEALSQVKKKKSNFRLTIVGDGPDRQALIEQIKRLELEDHVQLAGNQQHAEVRNILNQAHIFCLASVAGKDGNMEGLPVSILEAQAVGLPVVSTRHSGIPEGVIEGKSALLAAENNPTDLAKNLLKMMSQPEKWSEIGLEGRKWVVQNFNAVKQAEGLRNIYLELLREDQ
- a CDS encoding serine/threonine protein kinase, which codes for MKKKEFKSISVSRVIDSDGRKTLIINNPTDFRLIGKGVQGAVFQLDDDRCIKFYVKKSFVEKEMKAYEAAKKYSFIPEFYERGSNYIIMEYIKGPSLYKYLQKVNHLSKSISQQILMIHRELKKVGFTRIESKLGHFIVTDGEVLKFVDHSDAFSYFQPYPNELFTDLKKIGLLQTFLDHAKELDPEQYSEWGKAVDLEQI
- a CDS encoding AarF/UbiB family protein → MSDFELIKVERVVRKGKKTLNIYNPTPYKLIGHGVRGAVFQLDEHRCVKVSANPKDSSREAEALEIAKNLRFMPKVYEVGTNYIIMEFFKGVKLSSYIKEKKTLPEDYSRQIVECIRAMKEIGFTKIKLKLSQIIVTENEELKFVDHSGVFTEDQPYPLQLFNQFKKVKLLDVFLEHVRKLDADLYSEWKQHVDFSKKKIELVEKEGYEKKRI
- the galE gene encoding UDP-glucose 4-epimerase GalE, which encodes MAILITGGAGYIGSHTVKYFLDQNEEVVVVDNLQSGHRNAISTNSFYQIDLRDKGALDQVFKTHNIEAVIHFAANSLVGESMDKPFEYYHNNVYGLMCLLEVMKDHNVSKVVFSSTAAIYGEPKILPILEEAEANPTNTYGETKLVMERMMKWFEQGYGIKYVSLRYFNAAGAHESGMIGEVHDPETHLVPLILQVPLNKREKIYIFGDDYPTKDGTCIRDYIHVMDLASAHYLALEYLRKDNPSDIFNLGNGNGYSVKEVIDITRKVTGHSIPAEIKDRRAGDPAILIASSKKAKNILGWTPKYHSLEKIIQDAWKWHSNNPSGY